In Asanoa sp. WMMD1127, one genomic interval encodes:
- a CDS encoding TldD/PmbA family protein, whose product MTHFDAAAAAVQAALDAGARYADARVMHRRTESMSARNGDIEELSQDEDAGVGVRALVGSGWGFFAVPDMTDAAARLAGTRAAEIAAASARVPGPATGLIPLPPASGSWSSPCEVDPLSVPLSEKADLLVGLTATMREHGADQAESHYRIWDTAKWFVSSEGARIDQRFRECGGGIAATSIGEGESQRRSYGNQYGTRGWELLTGLDLPGNAARVAVESRQLLTADPCPAGETTLILGSEQMALQIHESVGHAIELDRILGWEAAYAGTSWLDLSRLGSMRYGSELMNIAIDPTIPGALGSFGYDDEGTPAAARYAVHEGVWVGVLSGRDSASVAGLDYAGSVRSDGWARLPMVRMTNVGLQPGPHTLEEIIAATDDGIFMDTNRSWSIDDRRLNFQFGCEIGWEIKNGRIGRMLRNPTYTGIGPTFWQSMDMLSSEVTDWGIPNCGKGQPGQTGHTGHPAAPGRFTGVRVGVTG is encoded by the coding sequence GTGACCCATTTCGACGCGGCTGCCGCCGCGGTCCAGGCCGCTCTGGATGCCGGGGCGCGCTATGCGGACGCCCGGGTGATGCATCGCCGCACCGAGTCCATGTCGGCGCGCAACGGTGACATCGAAGAGCTGTCGCAGGACGAGGACGCCGGAGTCGGCGTACGCGCGCTGGTCGGCTCCGGTTGGGGCTTCTTCGCCGTGCCCGACATGACCGACGCGGCCGCCCGCCTCGCCGGCACCCGGGCCGCCGAGATCGCCGCGGCCAGCGCCCGCGTGCCCGGTCCGGCGACCGGCCTCATTCCCCTGCCGCCGGCGTCCGGCTCGTGGTCGTCGCCCTGCGAGGTCGACCCGCTGAGCGTGCCGCTGTCCGAGAAGGCCGACCTGCTGGTCGGGCTCACCGCCACGATGCGCGAGCACGGCGCCGACCAGGCCGAGAGCCACTACCGGATCTGGGACACCGCGAAATGGTTCGTCTCCAGCGAGGGGGCGCGAATCGACCAGCGGTTCCGCGAGTGCGGCGGTGGGATCGCGGCGACCTCGATCGGCGAGGGCGAGTCACAGCGCCGGTCCTACGGCAACCAGTACGGCACCCGGGGCTGGGAGCTGCTCACCGGCCTCGACCTGCCGGGCAACGCGGCCCGCGTGGCCGTCGAGTCGCGCCAGCTGCTCACCGCAGACCCGTGCCCGGCCGGCGAGACCACGCTGATCCTCGGCAGCGAGCAGATGGCGCTGCAGATCCACGAGTCCGTCGGGCACGCCATCGAGCTCGACCGGATCCTCGGCTGGGAGGCCGCGTACGCCGGGACCTCGTGGCTCGACCTGAGCCGGCTCGGCTCGATGCGCTACGGCTCGGAGCTGATGAACATCGCCATCGACCCGACGATCCCGGGCGCGCTCGGCAGCTTCGGCTACGACGACGAGGGCACGCCCGCGGCCGCCCGCTACGCGGTGCACGAGGGGGTCTGGGTCGGCGTGCTGTCCGGTCGCGACTCCGCGTCGGTGGCCGGCCTCGACTACGCCGGCAGCGTGCGCTCCGACGGCTGGGCGCGGTTGCCGATGGTGCGGATGACCAACGTCGGCCTCCAGCCAGGGCCGCACACGCTCGAAGAGATCATCGCCGCCACGGACGACGGGATCTTCATGGACACCAACCGGTCCTGGTCGATCGACGACCGACGGCTCAACTTCCAGTTCGGCTGCGAGATCGGCTGGGAGATCAAGAACGGCCGGATCGGCCGGATGCTGCGCAACCCGACCTACACCGGGATCGGCCCGACGTTCTGGCAGTCCATGGACATGCTCTCGTCGGAGGTGACGGACTGGGGCATCCCGAACTGCGGCAAGGGCCAGCCCGGTCAGACCGGGCACACAGGTCACCCGGCGGCACCTGGGCGATTCACCGGCGTACGCGTGGGGGTGACGGGCTGA